A region of Ochotona princeps isolate mOchPri1 chromosome 9, mOchPri1.hap1, whole genome shotgun sequence DNA encodes the following proteins:
- the CRH gene encoding corticoliberin, giving the protein MRLPLLVSAGVLLVALLPCPPCRALLRRGPVLGIRQALQVPQPLDFFQPPPPPSQPQQPQPRPVLLRIGEEYFLRLGNLGRSPAAALSPASSPLAGPGNSGRPSPDQAAGNFFRVLLQQLPLSARSLDSRASPAEIGAEGALGDHQEAPERERRSEEPPISLDLTFHLLREVLEMARAEQLAQQAHSNRKLMEIIGK; this is encoded by the coding sequence ATGCGGCTGCCGCTGCTCGTGTCGGCGGGTGTCCTGCTGGtggccctcctgccctgcccgccCTGCAGGGCCCTCCTGCGCCGGGGGCCCGTTCTCGGCATCCGGCAGGCCCTGCAGGTCCCTCAGCCCTTGGATTTCttccagccgccgccgccgccctcgCAGCCTCAACAGCCGCAGCCTCGGCCAGTCCTGCTCCGCATAGGAGAGGAGTACTTCCTCCGCCTGGGCAACCTCGGCAGGAGCCCCGCAGCCGCGCTCTCGCCCGCCTCCTCGCCCCTCGCCGGCCCCGGCAACAGCGGCCGCCCCTCGCCGGACCAGGCAGCTGGCAACTTTTTCCGCgtgttgctgcagcagctgcccttGTCTGCGCGCTCGCTGGACAGCCGCGCGAGCCCGGCAGAGATCGGCGCCGAGGGCGCATTGGGCGACCACCAGGAGGCACCGGAGAGGGAGAGGCGCTCCGAGGAACCCCCCATTTCCCTGGATCTCACCTTCCACCTTCTGCGGGAAGTGTTGGAAATGGCCAGGGCCGAGCAGTTAGCGCAGCAAGCCCACAGCAACAGGA